From the genome of Leptospira koniambonensis:
AGCTTCCATTGCAAATCGATTCAGAGATGTTTTGGGATGTACTCCTATGGACTATTTGGCAAAATTAAGAATGGATAAGGGAAAAATTTTGATGGCAGAGGAGAATTTTACCTTAGAGGAGATTGCAAGGACAGTGGGTTATTCCTCTGCATTTGCTTTTTCCAAAGCTTACAAAAGAATTCATGGACTTTCTCCTAGAAATTCGGAGCAGGAAAGATTGGGGGCTTGAAAATTTAGAATATTCCTTCTTTTTGATTTTCAACATTCTTTTCTATTTTAATTTGTCCGTCTTTAGCGGAGAAACGATAATTTTATTGTTCTATGTTACTTACTATTTCTACAACTAGGGAGCAGGCTACCGATCTAGGTTTTTTGCTGCATAAACATCCTGAAAAATTTCAGACTTCTGATTTTTCTTTTGGGAAGGTTCGTCTTTTTTATCCTGAAAGAGATCCAAATAAAACCACCTTCTGTTTAATGTTGGAAATCGATCCGATTGCTTTGGTTCGAGGAAGGCGAAAAAATGGAGAGTCTCAATTTGCTTTAGAACAATATGTTAACGATAGACCATATGTAGTTTCTTCTTTCTTGTCAGTTGCGATTGCTCAAACTCTTTCATCTGCCTTGAACGGAACTTGTAAAACAAGACCTGAACTAGTTCAGGAAAAGTTCCCTCTAGAGATTCACATTCCAGTATTGCCTGCCCCGAAGGGAGGAGAACCTTTAATTCGTTCATTTTTTGAACCTTTAGGGTACGAATGCGAAATTAAGAGAATTCCCTTAGATCCAAAGTTCCCTGACTGGGGAGAAAGTAGATATTACTCTCTGGCATTAACGAATAATATCACAATTAAGGAACTTCTCTCTCATTTATATGTCTTAATTCCTGCCTTGGACTTGGATAAACATTATTTTATAGATAAGGGAGAAATAGATAAGTTAGTCAAGAAGGGAGAAGGTTGGCTTACTTCTCATCCTCAAAAACAAGTGATAGTTGGACGTTATTTATTGAATATTAAACATTTTGCAAGAAGTGCGTTGCAAAAACTTAATGATGAAGAACATATTGAAGAAAAGAATGAAACACAAGAACCTGAGGATAAAGTAAAGAAGGAATCTTTAAACAAGATCAGGCTCAAAGAAGTTGTAAAAAAGATATCTGAATCTGGCGCAGAGAAAGTTTTAGATCTAGGTTGTGGGGAAGGGAAACTCACTAAAATTCTTTTACAGAATAAACAATTTTCTGAAATTTTGGCGATGGATGTTTCTTATTCAGAACTTTTAGTAGCGAAAGAACGATTAAATTACGAACAACTCCCCGAAAGGCAAAAGGAAAGGTTAAAATTTATACAAGGATCTCTGATTTATAAAGATCCGAGGCTGCAAGGTTTCGATGCAGCCGCAGTAGTCGAAGTGATTGAACATATGGATTTGAACCGATTGAGATCCTTTGAAAGGGTACTTTTCGAATTTTCACGCCCTAAAACTGTTGTACTCACTACTCCGAATAGAGAATACAATGTACTTTACGATAAACTAAAGAATTTCAGACATCACGACCATCGTTTTGAATGGACTAGATCCGAGTTTCAAGATTGGTCCGGAAAGGTTTGTGATAAATTTGGATATTCCGTAGAATTTTTTCCAGTAGGAGAAGTTGCGGAAAACATAGGAGCTTCAACTCAAATGGCGGTATTCACGCTTGGAGATTAATATACCTGAGTTATCCGTAGTGGTAATGATTGGAACTTCCGGTTCCGGCAAATCTAGTTTCGCCAAAAAACATTTTTTAAAAACGGAAATTCTTTCTTCTGACGAGTGTCGGGGAATTGTTTCCAACGATGAAAATGATCAAGAAGCTACTACGGAAGCGTTTGAGCTTCTGCATTATATATTAGGCAAAAGACTAAAAAAGGGACTTTTGACCGTAGTGGATGCTACGAACATTCAGAAAGAATCGCGCCGTCCCATTATTGAAATCTCTCGTTCATACCATTGTTTACCTGTTGCGATTGTTCTGGATATACCGGAAAATATATGCATAGAAAGAAATAAAAATAGAACAGATAGAACTTTCGGACCTCACGTTATACGAAACCAAAGAAGCCAGTTGAAAAGATCTATTCGTAATTTGCGAGAAGAAGGTTTTCGCAAAATTTACGTACTAAGATCACCAGAGGAAGTAGATTCAGTTCTTTCGATAATTAGAGAAAAATTATATAATAATAAAAAAGAAGAGTTAGGGCCATTTGATATTATAGGTGATATTCATGGTTGTTATGCAGAGACTAAGGAGCTTTTAGAGAAGCTTGGCTATACAATCCGCGAGGTGGAGGATGACGGATCAAATTTTGGTTTTGATATACTGCCTCCGCAAAATAGAAAAGCAGTGTTTGTGGGAGATTTGGTAGATAGAGGACCAGATTCTCCTTCTGTACTTCGACTTGTCATGTCCATGGTCCACTCCGGTGCTGCTTTCTGCGTGGCCGGAAATCATGATTGGAAATTGCAAAAGTATTTAAATGGCAAAAAGGTCAATTTAAAACACGGATTAGAAAGAACAGTCGAACAATTGGAAAAGGTTCCTGAGAATTTTGTAAAATCTGTACAAACTTTTTTAGATAATTTAATCAGCCATTACGTATTTGACCAAGGTAAGTTAGTGGTAGCTCATGCAGGCTTGAAAGAAGAGATGCAAGGTCGAGGATCTGGTGCAGTTCGAAGCTTTTGCATGTATGGAGAAACTACTGGTGAAATTGATGAGTTTGGATTACCGGTCAGATATCCTTGGGCAAGAGAATATCGCGGTCGCGCTAAGGTAGTTTATGGTCATACTCCAGTAAAATATGCCGAGTGGTTAAACAATACGATTAATATAGATACTGGGTGTGTTTTCGGAGGCAAACTAACTGCATTACGTTATCCTGAAGAAGAGATTGTACAAGTAGATGCGAAGGAAATTTATTTCGAATCCGCAAAACCTTTAGATTTTGATCAGAAACCCGGCTTTTCTTCTCAACAAGATGACGATGATTTACTCGATATTTTAGATGTGATTGGTAAACGGATCGTTCAAACTAGTTTAAGAAATAATATCACGATTAGAGAAGAAAATTCCATAGGTGCTTTAGAGGTGATGAGCCGATTTGCGGTGAATCCTAAATGGTTGATCTATCTTCCTCCTACGATGTCTCCATGCTCTACAAGCGAGCTTCCAGGATTTTTAGAACATCCACTTCAAGCTTTTCACTATTATAAAAAAAGGGGAATTGCTAAGATTGTATGTGAAGAGAAACATATGGGTTCTCGTGCAATCATAACGATTTGTAAAAGTGAAGAAGTTGCAAAACTTAGATTTGGTGTAGAAGGAGAAGGATTCGGAATTTGTTATACTAGAACAGGTCGGAACTTTTTTAATGATCCTAATCTTGAAAAGGAATTTCTGGATCATCTGAATCGAGCCTTAACCATTAGTGGCTTTTGGGAGAAGTTTCAGACGGATTGGGTATGTATAGATTCCGAATTGATGCCTTGGTCTTTGAAGGCCCAGTCTCTTATACGAGATCAATATGCAGCAGTTTACTCCGCAGCTTTTGCTTCGTCTTCGGAGGCAATTCGTCTATTAAAGCAAGCAGCAAACCTCGGGCTTGAAGAAGCTTCCGAATTAATTAGGGACTTCGAAAATAAACAAGCCTCTGTTTCAAAATATGAAGAAGCATATTCTGCATACTGTTGGAAAGTGGAATCGATTGCAGATTTAAAGTTGGCTCCTTTTCATATTCTTGCGACAGAAGGAAAAACTTATACTGACAAATCCCATACTTGGCATATGGAAAATATTTCGGAGATTTGTAGATTCGACTCAAACCTATTAAAAGCGACTGAATATAGATCGGTAAATTTAGAATCAGAAAAGGAAACCGAAGATACAATTGGCTGGTGGCTAAATCTAGTTTCAAAAGGAGGAGAAGGTGTTGTGGTTAAACCTTTTGACTTCCTTGCTTTTGGAAAAGAAGGTCTACTGCAACCTGCTATTAAGTGCAGGGGACCTGAATATCTTCGCATCATATATGGTCCAGAATATGATCGCCCTGAAAATCTTGAAAGGTTAAGAAAAAGAGGTTTGGCTAGGAAAAGGTCCTTAGCGTTACGTGAATTCGCTTTAGGTATTGAGGCGTTAGAACGTTTCGTAAAAAAGGAACCGTTGCGCAGGACTCACGAATCCGTATTTGGAGTTTTGGCCTTAGAAAGTGAAGATATAGACCCTAGATTATAATTTAGTCTTGGATTTCATATGGTCGTTGCATCAAGATGATTATCGCTTTATTGATAGAAATTTCCTCTAGAGTTTTCCCCTATAACCGGTTCTAATCCGTAAACAATCTTCTTGACGGATATCGGTTTTGAGATTCTTTTTATGCTGCCGATATGGATCAGTTCTATTTTAATTTTTACTTTTTTGGTTCTTTGCTCGCCTGCCTTTTTTCCATCTACGTTACCTTCTTCTTTTTAAGTATTAAAGACGGAAGTAAGGCTGCATTTCACTTGGGTCTTTCGACCTTAGCAATGACCATTTTTCACTTAGCTTATATTATAGCATTCATCTCTTTTGATCAATGGACAATCATACATCGATGGCTCGCGATCCCTTCTCCTATGATGGGATTTACTCAGTGTTTTATATTTTTCTTTTATTTTCCAAATCCTAGGAACGTTAAGTTTGGTTTAACTGTTTATTCTATTTTATATGCGGGACTCGCGATCGTTGAGGCGACATTTATCGCAGTGACATTGCAGTCCGATCATCGTTTCAATATTGGAAGTAATTATTGGGATTTCGAGTCTCATAAATTTTATAAAATTTTTTCCATTATAATTTTAATATATAACTTTTCCTTTTTGGCCTCGGCTACTTGGAGAGCCATTGTAGAGAAAGGAAAAGAAAGAAGATGGATCATTTATATCGCGATCGCTTATTCTACGATTACGATCATTCCAGGCATTTTGAATGTGATGAGTAGGGACGGTTCCGTTTCTAGAAAAGTATTCCAACATACTACCGATATTGCACTTGTAGCTGGTCTTTTTCTAGTGTTGATCATTTACGCGAACGCCACCAAGGAAAGGACTACGATCCTGAGTAAGATTGTAGCTGTGACTATGGCAACTTTTCTTTTGGCGTTCCAGTTAGTTGGTTATGCTATATTAAATGGTTATGATACTTCTTTTGATACATTAAAAGTCCAGGCTTCGGAGCTCGCTGCGTTTCAAGGAAAGAAGCCTGAGGGTTTTGCCTATCTGCTTTCTTTTGATACTGAATCTAAAGAATTCATTATGGAAAAAGGGGAGAAGGACTCAAGGTTCGATTCAGAGGATCGTTTAGAGATCAAATTTTTCAATGTGACCCGAAAGCTTACGAATTTGGGAACATTAAATGCAAAGGAAAGATGGGAAAGATCTAAAATGATCCTCGCAGATTCTCCTAAAGAATTTTACGCGTATTCGGAAGGAATAAAGAATTTTTATGAATCAAAAGGTGATGCGAAGGTTTCAGATGCTGAACTTATTGATTTTTTTCGTTTCTTAAATAAAAGACTGAATATTATAAAAAACAAATTTTCCAATCTACCTTCTAAAAATGATCCGACTGCTTTGGCCAAACTTCTGAATTCTGAAGAGATTGGTTTAAAGTCAGTGCTTGAACAAGTCCGTAAAAAAGTAGAAAAGGATATTTCTTCAGGGAAGTCAGAGC
Proteins encoded in this window:
- a CDS encoding 3' terminal RNA ribose 2'-O-methyltransferase Hen1; the encoded protein is MLLTISTTREQATDLGFLLHKHPEKFQTSDFSFGKVRLFYPERDPNKTTFCLMLEIDPIALVRGRRKNGESQFALEQYVNDRPYVVSSFLSVAIAQTLSSALNGTCKTRPELVQEKFPLEIHIPVLPAPKGGEPLIRSFFEPLGYECEIKRIPLDPKFPDWGESRYYSLALTNNITIKELLSHLYVLIPALDLDKHYFIDKGEIDKLVKKGEGWLTSHPQKQVIVGRYLLNIKHFARSALQKLNDEEHIEEKNETQEPEDKVKKESLNKIRLKEVVKKISESGAEKVLDLGCGEGKLTKILLQNKQFSEILAMDVSYSELLVAKERLNYEQLPERQKERLKFIQGSLIYKDPRLQGFDAAAVVEVIEHMDLNRLRSFERVLFEFSRPKTVVLTTPNREYNVLYDKLKNFRHHDHRFEWTRSEFQDWSGKVCDKFGYSVEFFPVGEVAENIGASTQMAVFTLGD
- a CDS encoding polynucleotide kinase-phosphatase produces the protein MEINIPELSVVVMIGTSGSGKSSFAKKHFLKTEILSSDECRGIVSNDENDQEATTEAFELLHYILGKRLKKGLLTVVDATNIQKESRRPIIEISRSYHCLPVAIVLDIPENICIERNKNRTDRTFGPHVIRNQRSQLKRSIRNLREEGFRKIYVLRSPEEVDSVLSIIREKLYNNKKEELGPFDIIGDIHGCYAETKELLEKLGYTIREVEDDGSNFGFDILPPQNRKAVFVGDLVDRGPDSPSVLRLVMSMVHSGAAFCVAGNHDWKLQKYLNGKKVNLKHGLERTVEQLEKVPENFVKSVQTFLDNLISHYVFDQGKLVVAHAGLKEEMQGRGSGAVRSFCMYGETTGEIDEFGLPVRYPWAREYRGRAKVVYGHTPVKYAEWLNNTINIDTGCVFGGKLTALRYPEEEIVQVDAKEIYFESAKPLDFDQKPGFSSQQDDDDLLDILDVIGKRIVQTSLRNNITIREENSIGALEVMSRFAVNPKWLIYLPPTMSPCSTSELPGFLEHPLQAFHYYKKRGIAKIVCEEKHMGSRAIITICKSEEVAKLRFGVEGEGFGICYTRTGRNFFNDPNLEKEFLDHLNRALTISGFWEKFQTDWVCIDSELMPWSLKAQSLIRDQYAAVYSAAFASSSEAIRLLKQAANLGLEEASELIRDFENKQASVSKYEEAYSAYCWKVESIADLKLAPFHILATEGKTYTDKSHTWHMENISEICRFDSNLLKATEYRSVNLESEKETEDTIGWWLNLVSKGGEGVVVKPFDFLAFGKEGLLQPAIKCRGPEYLRIIYGPEYDRPENLERLRKRGLARKRSLALREFALGIEALERFVKKEPLRRTHESVFGVLALESEDIDPRL